The Alkalibacter saccharofermentans DSM 14828 DNA window TCATAGCCCACGCTTACGGCTTCGTACTCGTGGCCTTTGTCAAACTCTCTTCTGAACTGGCCTATGTGGATGCATCCTACGGGGCATCCGGTGCATGCCATCTTTCTTACGAGATTGTTTTTAGCAAAAGCCTCTCCTGATATATCTGATGCATGTTCAAAAGAGTTTTGCTTTAAGTTTAGAGTAGGAAGTCCACCTGCAGCATTAAGTGGCTCAACATTTATAGGTGTACCCGCATCATGGTATTTTGCCATGATTTCCGTTGCTGTGACTTTCTTATATATATCTTGGTATACTTTAAAGTATTCTTTGAAATTTTCAACAGGCATGTCTCTATCGCCTATTACTGAAATTGCTTTGAGATACTTGCTTCCCATAACGGCTCCGAGTCCCAGACGGCCAAAATGTCTGTAAGTATCTACACATACACTTGCATAGCTGACAAGATTCTCGCCTGCTTGACCGATTCTGATGATGCTTCTTTTTCCGCTGCCGCCTTCTCTTTCTCTTATGAGTCCGCCGACTTCATCAGAATTGATTCCCCAAAAAGCACGAGCATCCTTGATTTCGATGTTGTTTCTGCTGATAGAAAGATAAGAAGGACGTTTTGATTTTCCTGTAATTACGACAGCATCGTAACCCGCCATCATTAGTGTCAAGGCGAGTCTGCCTCCTGCGTAACTTTCTCCCAGCTCACCGGTTAATGGAGAGATGAACATTGCGACAGTTTTTGTAATTACGGGGAAAACGCTGGTAGCTCCTCCGATGGCAAATACGATAGGCTGAGCAGGATCAAGTGGATCTAAATCCGGCTTGATATTTTCTTCAAGAAGCTTTGACGCAACGCCAACTCCGCCAAGGTACTCGTATAGATCGTGTCTGTGGGCTATTTCGATTTTTTCGTTGTTTAAGTCTACATATAAGACTTTAATATATTTTTCATAAAACATTTTCTTTTTCCTCCATTCTCAAACAGTCGTGAGGACAGAATCTTGTACATACTCCGCAATGCTTGCAAATAATAGGCAGTTTTTTGTCCTCGTCAAAATTGACGGCGCCTACAATGCAACTGGTAACACATTTCTTACATCCGATACATTTGTCTTTTTTTAGAAGCACGCCTCCGCCTTTGCGCTTTTCCAAAGCGCCCGTGGGACATGCCTGATAACATGCAGGGTCGCCGTCACATGCAAGACACACTATAGCTTTGAACTTGCTTTGAAGACCTCCTTTGGTTTTGACCTTGATCGCGCTCTTTGCTATTGAATGATTTTGATGGTTTACACCGGCGCAGGCCAACATACAGGTAAAACATCCGATACATTTGTTCATGCCATCTGCTTTTAATACCTTGGGCATTTGATCACCTCGTTAAATTATTATCTAAAATTTTATGTTTGTGGTTATTATATATAAGGATAATAAAAATGTAAAGAAGCAATAAAAAAACATAATATACATATATGTATAAATAAATATAAAAATAAAATATAAATACATAAAAAAAATAATTAAACATAAAAAATATAATATATAATAAGATACAATTAAAAACAGTAATAATATTCTATATATAGAAATAAATAAAATTAGAAACGGTTTCATTTAACATATAATGACATATACTAAATACAAAATGCAGGATATTGAATATACTGAGCAATACAAGAGAAAAAATAATCTCAAAACAGCTTGAGACTCAAAATAAAAAAAATAAATTTATTTTGAGCATTTATTTTTGAAGTGTTGTGAAATTGATAACGAACTCATCTGTGCTTAATGTTCTAGATAAAAAATGTAATTTTCAAAGGTTGGTGAAAAAGGAGCACCTATCATATATAATTATTAATAGATGAAAAGAATATATGAAAGTTGGAATTTAGATGAATAAAGGGAGCTACAAGAAAAACCAGATAGTAAATTTAAATATCGAAGACTTGACTTCAACAGGTGAAGGAATAGGGAAAATTGACGGTTATGCTGTATTTGTTGATGGGTGTCTCCCGGGAGATTATATAAAAGCGAGACTTAAAACAATAAAGAAGACTTACGCAATCGGAGAGTTGGAAATGTTTCATAAATCAAGCAAAGAGCGAGTAGAACCGCCTTGCTTGTACTTTGATGAATGCGGAGGATGCCAGATTCAAAACTTAAATTATACAAAACAATTAGAGCTGAAGAAAAAAATCGTATTAGATGCAATGACTAGGATAGGAGGATTCGATGAGAGTGATATTAGGATTTTTGAAACCATCGGCATGGAAGAGCCTTACGGTTATAGGAACAAGGCGCAATATAAAGTATCTGTCTCGAAAAAAATAGGGTTTTACAAAAAAAGATCACATCACATTATTCCGCTGGAAAAATGTCTGATACAGAAGGACGACGGAGCAGAGACACTAAAAGTTTTAAACGCAGTTATTACTAAATTTGGCTTATCTGTTTATGATGAAAATACCGGTAAAGGAGTATTAAAAGGAATAGTTGAAAGGATTTCGGGTTTGAACGGCGAAATCATGATAATTCTCGTCATTAACGCCGACAATCTGGAGAATGACAAGAAAATTGCAGAATTTATTATGCAAAATATTCCCGACGTAAAAAGCATCTATATAAACATAAACAAGGGTCGAAGCAACCGGGTGATGGGATACGAAAATAAATTAGTTTATGGAAAAGAAAAATTAACTGATGCAATAGGAAATGTAGCGTTTGAGATATCCCCGCTTTCTTTTTTTCAGATAAACTCTGAAATGACCAAGGTGATATATGACAAGGTGGCTGAATATTCTGCATTAAAAGGAACTGAAACTGTATTTGACCTCTATTGCGGCATGGGCACGATAGGTCTTTTTCTGGCAAAGGCCGCCAAGGAAGTCTATGGAATAGAAATTATCAGGGATGCAATTGAGGATGCCCAAATAAATTCCAAACTAAACAAAGTTGATAATGCCCTGTTCATTCAAGGAAAAGCAGAAGAAAAAATATATGAGCTTTTGGATGAGGGAAAAAGAGCAGAAGTATACGTTTTGGATCCACCACGAAAAGGTTGTGACGAAAAGCTTCTAGAGGTGATAAAAAAGACCCTGCCGGCTAAAATAGTGTATGTCTCATGCAATCCATCCACATTGGCTAGGGACCTTAAGATCCTTTCTGGTGAATACAAGATTGAAAAGGTGCAGCCCATAGATAATTTTCCCCACAGTATGCATGTTGAAACAGTCACACTGCTTGTACGGAAGTGAAACGACGTAGAAGCACATGTGCTGTTCATGCACAGTCTGCCCGAGAAAACAAGCGCAGCGAAGTTTGATTGGGTGCAGACCACTGCGGAGACGGTCTGTCTGCTTACAAGAAAATAAATGTATAAGCCCTTGCGAGTGGTAGATTTAGATGTTTTTTGATTTTGCGGGGGTTGTATTGTCAGATTGGATGTTATTGATTCTTTTAGGTTAAGTTTATTAAATGGTTATGTAATAGGCTAACCAACAAGACTGGAATATGTTTATATGTTTATTAGCCCATAATGGTGAATAAACTATGTTAATAGAGAGA harbors:
- a CDS encoding 4Fe-4S binding protein; this encodes MPKVLKADGMNKCIGCFTCMLACAGVNHQNHSIAKSAIKVKTKGGLQSKFKAIVCLACDGDPACYQACPTGALEKRKGGGVLLKKDKCIGCKKCVTSCIVGAVNFDEDKKLPIICKHCGVCTRFCPHDCLRMEEKENVL
- a CDS encoding aldehyde ferredoxin oxidoreductase N-terminal domain-containing protein produces the protein MFYEKYIKVLYVDLNNEKIEIAHRHDLYEYLGGVGVASKLLEENIKPDLDPLDPAQPIVFAIGGATSVFPVITKTVAMFISPLTGELGESYAGGRLALTLMMAGYDAVVITGKSKRPSYLSISRNNIEIKDARAFWGINSDEVGGLIREREGGSGKRSIIRIGQAGENLVSYASVCVDTYRHFGRLGLGAVMGSKYLKAISVIGDRDMPVENFKEYFKVYQDIYKKVTATEIMAKYHDAGTPINVEPLNAAGGLPTLNLKQNSFEHASDISGEAFAKNNLVRKMACTGCPVGCIHIGQFRREFDKGHEYEAVSVGYDYELIFSLGTFLGIKTSDEILEIIDVVEQYGLDAMSVGVILGWATEALEKGLVSLEETLVPLAFGNAQGYMDAIKNIAWRKNEFYILLGQGADKASDIYGGKDFAMTFAKNEMSGYHTGYGIILGSVVGARHSHLCNGGYSLDQSMKEFDKEKLVEDIFAEEKERCMLNSLVICLFARKVYDRETILAALNSIGREITNEELTELGEKIYATKLRIKKMLGFDQSAVKLPKRLFETPSLYGELDEDIAYELIDMYVEKTKSLI
- the rlmD gene encoding 23S rRNA (uracil(1939)-C(5))-methyltransferase RlmD, whose product is MNKGSYKKNQIVNLNIEDLTSTGEGIGKIDGYAVFVDGCLPGDYIKARLKTIKKTYAIGELEMFHKSSKERVEPPCLYFDECGGCQIQNLNYTKQLELKKKIVLDAMTRIGGFDESDIRIFETIGMEEPYGYRNKAQYKVSVSKKIGFYKKRSHHIIPLEKCLIQKDDGAETLKVLNAVITKFGLSVYDENTGKGVLKGIVERISGLNGEIMIILVINADNLENDKKIAEFIMQNIPDVKSIYININKGRSNRVMGYENKLVYGKEKLTDAIGNVAFEISPLSFFQINSEMTKVIYDKVAEYSALKGTETVFDLYCGMGTIGLFLAKAAKEVYGIEIIRDAIEDAQINSKLNKVDNALFIQGKAEEKIYELLDEGKRAEVYVLDPPRKGCDEKLLEVIKKTLPAKIVYVSCNPSTLARDLKILSGEYKIEKVQPIDNFPHSMHVETVTLLVRK